One region of Rubripirellula tenax genomic DNA includes:
- a CDS encoding MraY family glycosyltransferase, with the protein MAPLIAIALLLAIAIALVLVPFVRSVARTVGMVDSPDRKRKLQDESVALGGGIAVFAAVAITFAATILIDRQFFGQTLGVLSLRWYSLFGAAAAMLTVGLVDDTWGLRGRQKLLLQCLIIAGLVGSGTVIEKLSLFGLTLDLGVFSFPITMLWLLIAVNALNLIDGADGMATTAGSIICIGMGIAALHFGSYLSVVLAFGLAGAQLGFLRYNRPPASIYLGDAGSMMIGLFLGALAIWSNFKESAVLASAPIAILAIPLFDSSAAILRRWLTGRSIYVTDRGHLHHLLQLKFGKKGMLLVVALLCGITTTSSVLSLYWNAPWLAGIGVMVVLGLCINTRTFGHAETRLLVNRFVNFAQSFTLNPKTCLTMKQQRRVPLQGVGQWETVWEPLVEFAKTHDLARVKIDLNLAWLHEGYHANWQSVRMPDRAHQLCVSLPLFTHRLGNGKNAIQIGRLDVVALAIDADAYQKIADLSDQLMDLTPEIDRIVSRLESVRPQAPAPVTLPVEQVSDVPESVVNA; encoded by the coding sequence ATGGCACCGTTAATAGCGATCGCTCTTCTCCTTGCCATCGCGATCGCGCTGGTTTTGGTGCCGTTCGTTCGCTCTGTGGCCCGTACCGTCGGGATGGTGGATTCGCCCGACCGCAAACGAAAACTACAAGACGAGTCCGTAGCTCTAGGGGGGGGCATCGCGGTTTTCGCTGCGGTCGCGATCACGTTTGCAGCTACGATCTTGATCGATCGACAATTCTTTGGACAAACCCTGGGTGTGCTTTCATTGCGCTGGTACAGCCTTTTCGGTGCTGCTGCAGCAATGTTGACAGTCGGTTTGGTTGACGATACGTGGGGATTGCGTGGGCGACAAAAGCTGCTGCTGCAATGCTTGATCATTGCCGGACTGGTCGGCAGCGGGACCGTCATCGAGAAACTTAGCCTGTTCGGGTTGACGCTCGATCTTGGCGTGTTTTCGTTTCCCATCACGATGTTGTGGTTGTTGATTGCCGTCAACGCGCTCAATCTGATTGACGGAGCGGACGGCATGGCAACGACAGCGGGTTCGATTATCTGCATTGGCATGGGGATCGCCGCTCTTCACTTTGGTTCCTACCTCAGCGTCGTGCTAGCGTTTGGGTTGGCCGGTGCTCAACTGGGATTTTTGAGATACAACCGTCCGCCGGCAAGCATCTACCTGGGTGATGCGGGCAGCATGATGATCGGCTTGTTTTTGGGCGCACTTGCGATCTGGAGCAACTTCAAAGAGTCCGCCGTCTTGGCATCGGCGCCGATCGCTATTTTGGCGATTCCGCTTTTCGATTCGAGTGCCGCGATTCTTCGTCGCTGGTTAACGGGGCGAAGCATCTATGTGACGGACCGAGGCCACCTGCACCACTTGCTGCAGCTTAAGTTTGGGAAGAAAGGCATGTTGTTGGTTGTAGCACTGTTGTGCGGCATCACGACAACGTCTTCGGTTCTGTCGCTGTATTGGAACGCACCTTGGTTAGCCGGTATCGGTGTCATGGTCGTCTTGGGCTTGTGCATCAACACACGAACATTCGGTCACGCCGAGACTCGTTTGCTGGTCAACCGTTTCGTGAATTTTGCCCAATCTTTCACGCTCAATCCGAAAACTTGTTTGACCATGAAGCAACAGCGGCGTGTGCCGCTTCAAGGCGTCGGGCAATGGGAAACGGTTTGGGAACCGCTGGTTGAATTTGCCAAGACTCACGATTTGGCGCGAGTGAAAATCGATCTGAACTTGGCTTGGCTTCATGAAGGGTATCACGCCAATTGGCAAAGCGTTCGGATGCCAGATCGAGCACACCAGTTGTGCGTTTCGTTGCCGCTATTCACGCACCGCTTGGGCAACGGCAAAAACGCGATCCAGATCGGGCGATTAGATGTTGTGGCTTTGGCCATAGATGCCGATGCCTATCAAAAAATCGCCGACCTGAGCGATCAGCTGATGGATCTGACCCCGGAAATCGACCGGATCGTCAGCCGACTCGAATCCGTAAGGCCGCAGGCTCCGGCCCCCGTCACGTTGCCCGTCGAACAGGTCTCGGACGTTCCAGAGTCCGTCGTTAACGCCTAA
- a CDS encoding general secretion pathway protein GspD encodes MNRLVPKNCVTARSRRLALMAAIGLLASVDASAQFAMPAPTGGTSPAVDASSMTLVTGQQKIAEVKKAIAGQDYHTAVESYRIVWAMQSKFPQLAGELQSLRTQLESIGIDGALLSMPPKPPIALLPDVANAIPMSGFDGSATLSNPKQEALRLVAIGRAALDRGDVTTAITVARKAEALKVPEKDFAPGEPRVWQLVLDVESAARRNGISQVSGQSTAGAPSYVQPAIASGNTANNNAVSQMLYAAETGNGAVQQVQAFEPLAGNRNAIASGLFSDGMKSLTDGNKSDALKKFREAWKYEADLDPTQRQLLKDKLTLLQPTRLGSVAAAKSDGELSPIDKAELESQEKTRRLYREVTSELAKTEQSKIEAPLDSLDQLERLRRRVDGSDIDESAKRSLAVMVNRAVAEQNRYIEANRAKINLDLQNDAVRMQMEQDDAREARIEQEVSQIVEDFNVLVKEGRFEEAEVLAKQVQELLPGDQIAVAMLQRSRIGTRIRMGEEIRDLKADSYLDQMLEVERSSIVTNPDRPVTWENAEDWESLSRRRLGKKGQGDPRLSAAENEIRDKLSTPVNIKYRNRPLGEVMDELSAVTGVPIVIDERALGAVRVTAETPVTLQLQNEIMFKSALNIILQQLELTHVIENDVLTITSIESKRSKVYPVTYRVTDLVTPIPNFTTSYDDGLAGALRNAYQMSNPQTDVHVVPVSATDLGTGMARQMSPMNMSGSNVLGQYSPMGAQGSFGMGNPPGGGGGAGGASFANFDSLIELIQTTVVPDTWDLLGGPSTMREYAQNLSLVISTTSDVHDQIADLLESLRRLQNLQITIEVRFITLSDTFAEQIGVDFDLSFDDNTRNIPDDDAGPSITVGYDGQAITSDLDIKFNNGNAVVPAFGGIGVANPSTLGFAILSDIEAFFFLQAVQSDSRTNVMQAPKVTLFDGQFASISDVTQRPFVTSITPVVGDFAVAQQPVIVVLNEGTQLNVQGLVSDDKRFVRLTLVPFFSQIGNVDTFTYEGSRTSNNSSRSETDTNGDGVIDEQDEVDTENSSDIITGTTVQLPTFAFTSVSTTVSVPDGGTILLGGIKRMSEGRVERGTPLLSKIPYVSRLFRNVATSRTASSLMLMVTPRIIIQEEEELAQTGFNPASQ; translated from the coding sequence TTGAACCGCCTCGTACCTAAAAACTGTGTCACCGCACGAAGTCGTCGCCTTGCCTTGATGGCTGCCATCGGGTTATTGGCGAGCGTCGATGCATCCGCACAATTCGCGATGCCCGCCCCCACAGGCGGGACATCCCCGGCCGTCGATGCGTCATCAATGACGCTCGTGACTGGTCAACAGAAGATTGCCGAAGTCAAGAAAGCGATCGCAGGCCAAGACTACCACACGGCAGTCGAGTCCTACCGAATCGTCTGGGCTATGCAATCGAAATTCCCTCAATTGGCCGGCGAGCTGCAAAGCTTACGGACGCAATTGGAGTCCATCGGCATCGACGGAGCATTGCTCTCCATGCCGCCTAAACCACCCATCGCTCTACTGCCTGACGTTGCGAATGCAATTCCAATGTCTGGTTTCGATGGCTCGGCCACGTTATCCAATCCCAAGCAGGAAGCCCTTCGCCTTGTCGCGATCGGTCGTGCCGCGCTGGATCGCGGTGACGTGACCACGGCCATCACCGTCGCACGAAAAGCCGAGGCATTGAAGGTTCCCGAAAAGGACTTTGCCCCCGGCGAACCACGTGTTTGGCAATTGGTGCTTGATGTCGAATCAGCGGCACGCCGGAATGGAATTTCCCAAGTATCGGGACAATCCACGGCCGGCGCACCATCGTACGTTCAGCCCGCCATCGCATCGGGAAACACCGCGAACAACAACGCCGTTTCGCAGATGCTCTACGCCGCAGAAACCGGCAACGGAGCAGTGCAGCAGGTCCAAGCGTTCGAACCTTTGGCGGGGAATCGCAATGCGATCGCCAGCGGTTTGTTTAGCGATGGAATGAAGTCGCTGACCGACGGCAACAAGTCAGACGCGTTAAAGAAGTTCCGTGAAGCTTGGAAGTACGAGGCCGATCTCGATCCGACCCAGCGGCAACTCCTGAAAGACAAACTGACGTTGCTACAGCCAACCCGCCTGGGTTCAGTAGCAGCAGCGAAGTCGGATGGCGAGCTTTCGCCCATCGATAAGGCAGAGCTGGAAAGCCAAGAGAAGACACGTCGCCTGTATCGCGAAGTCACTTCCGAATTGGCGAAGACCGAGCAATCCAAGATCGAAGCACCACTTGATTCCCTCGACCAACTCGAGCGGCTTCGTCGCCGCGTCGATGGCTCGGATATCGACGAGAGCGCAAAACGATCACTTGCCGTGATGGTCAATCGGGCTGTTGCCGAACAGAACAGATACATCGAAGCCAACCGTGCGAAGATCAACCTTGATCTTCAAAACGACGCGGTTCGGATGCAGATGGAACAGGACGACGCCCGCGAAGCTCGCATTGAACAAGAAGTCTCGCAAATTGTCGAAGACTTCAACGTTCTGGTCAAAGAGGGACGCTTCGAAGAAGCCGAGGTGCTTGCTAAGCAAGTACAGGAGCTGTTGCCGGGTGACCAAATCGCAGTTGCGATGTTGCAGCGCAGCCGCATCGGTACTCGAATCCGTATGGGCGAAGAGATCCGTGACTTGAAGGCGGATTCGTACTTGGACCAGATGTTGGAGGTTGAGCGTAGCTCGATTGTCACCAATCCGGATCGTCCGGTGACATGGGAGAATGCCGAAGACTGGGAAAGCTTGTCCCGACGTCGTCTGGGCAAGAAAGGCCAAGGCGACCCAAGACTGAGCGCTGCCGAGAACGAAATTCGCGACAAGCTGTCGACTCCGGTCAACATCAAGTATCGCAATCGACCACTTGGTGAAGTGATGGACGAATTGTCTGCCGTCACCGGCGTCCCCATCGTGATCGACGAACGGGCTCTTGGTGCGGTACGTGTCACAGCGGAAACGCCCGTGACGCTGCAGCTTCAAAACGAAATCATGTTCAAGAGTGCTTTGAATATCATTCTTCAACAACTGGAACTGACGCACGTCATCGAAAATGATGTGTTGACGATCACCAGCATCGAATCGAAACGAAGCAAGGTTTACCCGGTCACGTACCGCGTGACAGACTTGGTCACGCCGATTCCGAACTTCACGACCAGCTATGACGACGGCTTGGCCGGTGCACTTCGCAACGCCTACCAAATGTCGAACCCGCAAACCGACGTGCACGTTGTGCCTGTGTCGGCGACCGATTTGGGCACTGGGATGGCGCGGCAAATGTCGCCGATGAACATGAGCGGATCGAACGTTCTTGGCCAATACAGTCCGATGGGTGCTCAAGGCAGCTTTGGCATGGGCAATCCACCCGGCGGCGGAGGTGGAGCGGGCGGTGCTTCATTCGCGAACTTCGACAGCTTGATCGAACTGATCCAAACGACGGTGGTTCCCGATACGTGGGACCTGTTAGGTGGCCCCAGTACGATGCGTGAATACGCTCAAAACTTGAGCTTGGTCATCAGCACGACCAGTGACGTTCACGACCAAATTGCCGACCTGCTGGAATCACTTCGCCGTTTGCAAAACTTGCAGATCACGATCGAAGTCCGATTCATCACGCTTTCGGATACGTTCGCCGAACAGATCGGTGTCGACTTTGACCTGAGCTTTGACGACAACACGCGAAATATCCCTGACGATGACGCCGGTCCGAGCATTACGGTCGGATACGACGGACAGGCAATCACGTCGGACTTGGACATCAAGTTCAACAACGGCAACGCGGTTGTTCCTGCGTTCGGCGGTATTGGGGTAGCGAACCCGTCCACTTTGGGATTCGCGATCCTCAGCGACATCGAAGCCTTCTTCTTCCTGCAAGCGGTCCAGTCCGATTCGCGGACCAACGTTATGCAGGCTCCGAAGGTAACGTTGTTCGATGGACAATTCGCCAGCATCAGCGACGTGACACAGCGGCCGTTCGTTACCAGCATCACGCCGGTCGTGGGTGACTTTGCGGTCGCTCAACAACCGGTCATCGTGGTCCTGAACGAGGGAACGCAGTTGAACGTTCAAGGTTTGGTCAGTGATGACAAGCGATTCGTTCGCCTGACTTTGGTTCCGTTCTTCAGCCAAATCGGAAATGTCGACACCTTCACTTACGAAGGCAGTCGCACCTCCAACAACAGCAGTCGGTCAGAAACCGATACCAACGGTGACGGTGTTATCGACGAGCAAGACGAAGTAGACACCGAGAACTCGTCGGATATCATCACGGGCACCACGGTGCAGTTGCCCACCTTCGCGTTCACTTCGGTCAGCACGACCGTAAGCGTTCCCGATGGCGGAACG